The Rhizobium sp. BT03 genome has a window encoding:
- a CDS encoding response regulator transcription factor codes for MRILVVEDDVNLNRQLADTLKEAGYVVDQAFDGEEGHFLGDTEPYDAIILDIGLPELDGVSVLEKWRGAGRGVPVLILTARDRWSDKVAGIDAGADDYVTKPFHVEEVLARIRALIRRAAGHSSSEIICGPVRLDTKSSKATVNGTTLKLTSHEYRLLAYLMHHMGEVVSRTELVEHMYDQDFDRDSNTIEVFVGRLRKKMGVDLIETVRGLGYRIQAPKHAN; via the coding sequence ATGCGTATTCTGGTAGTCGAAGACGACGTCAATCTGAACCGGCAGCTGGCCGACACGCTGAAGGAGGCGGGTTATGTCGTCGACCAGGCGTTCGACGGCGAGGAAGGCCATTTCCTCGGCGATACCGAACCCTATGATGCCATCATTCTCGATATCGGCCTGCCGGAGCTGGACGGGGTCTCCGTTCTTGAAAAATGGCGCGGCGCCGGCCGCGGCGTGCCGGTGCTGATTCTGACGGCGCGCGACCGCTGGAGCGACAAGGTCGCCGGCATCGACGCAGGCGCCGACGACTACGTCACCAAACCCTTCCATGTCGAGGAAGTGCTGGCGCGCATTCGGGCGCTGATCCGGCGTGCGGCCGGGCATTCCTCTTCCGAGATCATCTGCGGCCCGGTGCGGCTCGATACAAAATCCTCGAAGGCGACGGTCAACGGTACGACGCTGAAGCTAACCTCGCACGAATACCGCCTGCTTGCCTATCTCATGCACCACATGGGCGAGGTCGTCTCGCGCACCGAACTGGTCGAGCACATGTACGACCAGGATTTCGACCGCGATTCCAACACGATCGAGGTCTTTGTCGGCCGTTTGCGCAAGAAGATGGGCGTCGATCTGATCGAAACGGTGCGCGGTCTCGGTTACCGCATTCAAGCGCCGAAACATGCGAATTAA
- a CDS encoding HAMP domain-containing sensor histidine kinase, with the protein MRIKSLTARVLLLTTVWSTVALVVIGLLISTLYRKSAERGFQDLLRAQLYNVINSVTIGDQGALSGSPQLGDLRFAQPKTGWYWVVEPLGTYTTAPLVSPSLGSALIPVPSVVEAPFDKNYERYYQVTDASGNRVQVAETEVVLDTDGRAARVRVTGNVDVVEDDVRTFSHSLYLALAGFGVGSLIVNALAILYGLKPLDKARAALERIRAGESEQLKGDFPREILPLANEVNALIDSNRRIVERARMQVGNLAHSLKTPIAVLLNEARVLEKSHGELVRSQAESMQGQVQSYLNRARIAAQRESVLARTDAEPALERLVRVMRRLNVDTEFDLVISPPHLAVAMEQQDLEETVGNLLENAARFAKSKVRLSAVEAGDDVRGAEASARRHWVELAVEDDGPGLEPDQIREALKRGRRLDESKPGTGLGLSIVTEISSEYQGRLELSRGEWGGLKAKLILPGITKDVA; encoded by the coding sequence ATGCGAATTAAGTCGCTCACCGCACGTGTCTTGCTGCTGACCACGGTCTGGTCGACGGTGGCGCTTGTCGTGATCGGCCTGTTGATCTCCACGCTTTACCGCAAGAGCGCCGAGCGCGGTTTCCAGGATCTCTTGCGGGCGCAGCTCTATAACGTCATCAACTCGGTGACGATAGGCGATCAGGGCGCGCTCAGCGGCAGCCCGCAGCTCGGCGACCTGCGTTTTGCCCAGCCGAAGACCGGTTGGTATTGGGTGGTGGAGCCACTCGGCACCTATACGACAGCGCCGCTGGTGTCGCCCTCGCTCGGCTCGGCGCTCATTCCGGTGCCCTCGGTCGTCGAGGCGCCCTTCGACAAGAATTACGAACGCTACTACCAGGTGACGGATGCCTCCGGGAACCGCGTGCAGGTGGCCGAAACCGAAGTTGTGCTCGACACGGACGGGCGCGCGGCGCGCGTCCGCGTCACCGGCAATGTCGATGTCGTCGAGGACGACGTGCGCACCTTTTCCCACAGCCTCTATCTGGCGCTTGCCGGCTTCGGCGTCGGCAGCCTGATCGTCAATGCGCTGGCGATTCTCTATGGCCTGAAGCCACTCGACAAGGCGCGTGCCGCCTTGGAGCGCATCCGCGCCGGCGAGAGCGAGCAGCTGAAGGGCGACTTCCCGCGCGAGATTCTGCCGCTTGCCAATGAGGTCAACGCGCTGATCGACAGCAACCGCCGCATCGTCGAGCGGGCTCGCATGCAGGTCGGCAATCTCGCCCATTCGCTGAAGACGCCGATCGCCGTTCTCCTCAATGAGGCGCGCGTGCTCGAAAAATCCCATGGCGAACTGGTGCGCAGCCAGGCGGAATCGATGCAGGGCCAGGTGCAGTCCTATCTCAACCGGGCCCGCATCGCCGCGCAGCGCGAATCCGTGCTCGCCCGCACCGATGCCGAGCCGGCGCTGGAGCGGCTGGTGCGCGTCATGCGCCGGCTGAACGTCGATACCGAATTCGATCTCGTCATCTCGCCACCGCATCTGGCCGTCGCCATGGAGCAGCAGGATCTTGAGGAGACCGTCGGCAACCTCCTGGAGAATGCGGCCCGTTTTGCCAAGAGCAAGGTCCGGCTTTCCGCCGTCGAGGCCGGCGACGACGTCAGGGGAGCGGAGGCGAGCGCGCGCCGCCACTGGGTGGAGCTCGCCGTCGAGGATGACGGGCCGGGCCTGGAGCCCGATCAGATCCGCGAGGCGCTGAAGCGCGGCCGCAGGCTCGACGAGAGCAAGCCCGGAACCGGGCTTGGCCTGTCGATCGTCACCGAGATATCGAGTGAGTATCAAGGGCGGCTGGAGCTTTCCCGCGGCGAATGGGGCGGGCTCAAAGCGAAGCTTATCCTGCCCGGCATCACAAAGGATGTTGCATGA